One region of Etheostoma spectabile isolate EspeVRDwgs_2016 chromosome 21, UIUC_Espe_1.0, whole genome shotgun sequence genomic DNA includes:
- the st6galnac gene encoding alpha-N-acetylgalactosaminide alpha-2,6-sialyltransferase 2 produces the protein MALQRRLALGALTGGSLLLVYILCVNLESPLSWPAAPPKQSHGFTQARSSSSRDSAEPLDRQSNRDQCSPPPPTPTLPPGLSSGTMEPEHPLTPTPETQTATAAEHTPAENNAPDNSKSRFKSGVEETGSRVVNQGLGLQDAGPTEPPFIGDKYMSEDVPPQTNCSDGIRRRVNQTALIGRFLEGVPVLQWAGHVTREQHQRLSRYPGAHGWGGIEYKTLVETLSVLNSSANRWLLDDWTERRTTSECIRCAVVGNGGILKDSKNGKDIDGHHYVFRTNGAIIEGFEQDVGSRTTHYTFSTNTLMNSMRSYAGAGYKGPPMSEETRYVFLPDHDRDYLLMKAAATHTRVERGPEKGKDPAKYFGQDVSAEKLKMYHPDFIRYLRNRFLRSKALKTRYKDIYRPSTGAVMLLAALHTCDQVSAYGFMTPDFKNYSDHYYEKSYHPVGFFINHDLRMEMSLWQELHQAGLIRLYMHEEVGNHK, from the exons ATGGCGCTCCAGAGGAGGCTGGCGCTCGGCGCGCTGACCGGCGGCTCCCTGCTGCTGGTCTACATCCTGTGTGTGAACCTGGAGAGTCCTCTGTCCTggcccgcagcacctcccaaaCAATCCCATGGCTTCACACAGGCAAGGAGCAG CAGCTCACGAGACTCTGCGGAGCCTCTGGACAGACAGAGCAACAGGGACCAGTGcagccccccgccccccacccccacccttcctCCAGGGCTCTCCTCTGGAACAATGGAGCCCGAGCACCCGCTGACTCCCACTCCAGAGACTCAAACAGCCACAGCTGCTGAACACACACCAGCTGAGAACAACGCCCCGGACAACTCCAAGTCCAGGTTTAAGTCTGGCGTGGAGGAAACCGGGTCCCGGGTGGTGAATCAAGGCCTCGGACTGCAGGACGCCGGTCCGACAGAGCCGCCCTTCATCGGAGACAAGTACATGAGTGAAGACGTCCCACCTCAAACA AACTGCTCCGACGGGATCCGGAGGCGGGTCAACCAAACGGCTCTGATTGGCCGGTTCCTGGAGGGCGTTCCTGTCCTGCAGTGGGCCGGCCACGTCACCCGGGAACAGCACCAGCGTCTGAGCCGCTACCCAGGAGCGCATGGCTGGGGGGGCATCGAGTACAAGA CATTGGTGGAAACTCTGTCCGTCCTCAACTCGTCTGCTAACCGGTGGCTGCTGGACGACTGGACGGAGCGCAGGACGACGTCGGAGTGCATCCGCTGCGCCGTGGTGGGGAACGGAGGGATCCTGAAGGACTCGAAGAACGGGAAGGACATCGACGGCCATCACTACGTCTTCAG GACCAACGGGGCGATCATTGAGGGCTTTGAGCAGGACGTAGGGTCTCGGACCACCCACTACACCTTCTCCACCAACACACTGATGAACTCCATGAGGAGCTACGCCGGAGCCGGCTATAAAGGGCCCCCGATGTCTGAA GAAACGCGCTACGTGTTCCTGCCGGATCACGACCGGGACTACCTGCTGATGAAGGCCGCAGCCACACACACTCGGGTGGAGCGAGGACCCGAGAAAGGCAAAGA TCCAGCCAAGTACTTCGGCCAGGACGTGTCGGCAGAAAAGCTAAAGATGTACCACCCCGATTTCATCCGTTACCTCCGAAACAG ATTCCTTCGTTCTAAAGCTCTGAAAACCAGATATAAGGACATTTACCGTCCGTCAACCGGCGCTGTGATGCTATTGGCTGCGCTGCACACCTGCGACCAG GTGAGTGCGTACGGCTTCATGACCCCAGACTTTAAGAACTACTCCGACCACTACTACGAGAAGAGCTACCACCCAGTGGGCTTCTTCATCAACCACGACCTGCGCATGGAGATGAGTCTGTGGCAGGAGCTGCACCAGGCGGGGCTCATCCGACTCTACATGCACGAGGAAGTTGGGAACCACAAATGA